The segment CATGCAACGGGCACGTAGTAAAATTGCTGTGCTGGCAAAGTCTTATGCTAAGGCATTGATGCCAACATTTGGGGACACGACAGCAGATCAGCATGCAATTGAAGAACTGACCCAAGAGATAACACGCTTGCTGAAAAGAAGTGAGCAGATGCTACAAAAGCTTTCAGGGCGAAGCCTATCTGAGGATGCAAATGTTCAGAAGAATGTTCAGGTGTGTCTTTTAGCTAACACGATACGACTGTTAATATATGTGAGTAATGATTAAGAGATTAAATTAATGAAGTATAAACAAGGTCCTATTCAAAGACATCGATATGGGGAATTTCATTATCATTGTACTTACCATTGTACTTACTTACCAATCAAATGGATGTATTCTACATGCAGAGATCTCTTGCCACTGATCTTCAGGCACTTTCAATGGAGTTTCGTAAACAACAAAATGCTTATCTACAGCGCTTACGGCAGCAAAAAGATGTATGGTGCCATTCACTTCTTCCTGTTAGGATGCATGTCTAGTTGAAAATTGGTTTGTGGCAAAGAAAAGAGTTAAATATATTCATTATTATGAGACATCTCTTGTGGTTGCATAGattgaaatttttatttcataaatcaatataCAGCTGATTGGATAATGGCATCGTATACTGAATGGgtttattgaaaaatattttttgtgtAGGGATCAGATGAAGTTGACATGGGCATGAATCTGAATGATCCAAAAACTAGATATGAGGATGATGAATCTTTTGACTCGGtaaagaggttttttttttttttttttcattatttttaaagaCTTGACTAAGTTTTGGAATTTTGACAGTTTGAATAAATGTTGTTCTCATTGCCCTCAAGATATGCCTATATTATGAAATGATGTATCACTTTCTGAgctttggttacaaatttttccaGTCTTTCAGTACACAGCAGCTAGCCAGGATGAAGAAAACAGAAGTACTAACAGCTGAAAGGGAAAGGGAAATTCTTCAGGTGATACGACTTTGATTTCACTCTTTCCAATTGTATTTGCGGCAGATATTAGTTCTGTGGTAACTGTTGTGTTGCTTTTCTATCAGAGACTAAATTATCTATTTGGTCTTGGTATCCCAATCAGATTGTTGAATCAGTAAATCAGCTGCAGCAAATAATGAAAGACCTATCGACTCTTGTCATTGATCAGGTAGTAACATTTCCTGCAAATTTGAAGTAACACTTGCTAATGGGTAACAGTTGAATGAAGTTATGAATAATGATACTTCATAAGATAATTTTAGACATTTACTGGACCACTCCTAAATGTTACATGTGCCGTTGTCTTGACTCTTCACTATGTATATTTGGTTTTTATAGTAGCTGACATGTGGCGCACATAATCTGGGAATAACCTTCTATTGACTTCTTAGGTTTTTCATTCCTGTAAGGTCAGCCTAATGAGGGGCTTATGTGTTGCCTTAATCTAATTATGGCTTCTTAAATATGGAATAAGACTAAATCTGAAATAATCATCGTGGAATTCTCCTCTTGAATCGTTGTATTTAGAGGTCAACCTCTCAAAGTGGCACAGCTATCTTATTTTGATATGtcagcatttttgcattttggacATTCGTATATATAGTTCTTATGCTCTATTTTGCTTTTATTTTGTGGATTGCTATTCACATTACTGTTCTCTTTGGATCTCTATTATTTCACCTGCATAATACAGAAATATAATCAGAGATACCCAATATGAGTGAACACACACAAGCTACTATTGTTTGAGGTTATTTTTGTTCTTCCCCTTTGAGGTTGCTTGCTAGAACAAATGTCAATTGTCTCTGCATTGAAGGGTTAAAACGTTTATGTTTCTCCCATCTCTGGACATCATTGTCTGCATTCATTCTCTTCCCTTATTCCCTATTTTGCATTAAATTTAACTTCTACTTCTAGAGAGTAAGGCACAGTGCCTATATCCTTTTTACTAAATATCAATGTTATTACTGTGTACAATGTATGTTAATAAGTAATGGTACATTACTGATTACGACATTTCATAGGGGAAGGGTCAGGGGTATTTTTTCCTGGTTTGTTGGGGTTTgtattgatttttaaaaaaagaGCATTAAAATATAAGTTATATCATGATCTATGAAGGAAAATCTAAGTTACTGGGTTCGgccccctagacccctggtactGGTCCGGTACAGTCTGGGTTCGGGGTTCGGGTCTGGTTCGCCTGTGGTTCGAACAGGGTTCGTGTTTACAAGCCTGGTTCGAACCAgggcgaacccaagaggacccagggtcgaacccaagaggacccaagcCGAATGCAGGGGTTTGACAgcctaaaaatgaattttttttttgcaaaatttaattttatttgaattccaccacataaaaaattaaaatgaccctatgtctcaagccacacacctatgcatcgtacaaccaagagagaagcacaagtCTGTACGAAAGAACAAGTCAGAAAACACAATTCCCGTACAGGGGAATGCACCTTGATCAGAATTTTGATTTCTTTGGCCTTGTTCCTGACGTCttaaaaaagcagaaaattgatgcacgccatggagttccgtgtgggtttgaaggttgaccctgcgaggggcgctgcccctcgaccccgcaaggggctctgccccttgaccctgctgggggtgctgcccccagacccccgcaaggggcgctgccccttgaccccgttgggggcgttgccccaaacccccattagagaatccatttaatgatcaaactttaaattgttgaaagttgaaacaatgatacttgaatattttatcattttgatattaaacttgatgtatatgatgctgttatggtatgatcatgatgctatgattacaagtttatgttggttttgttgtttatatgatgctatgtgacatgctaatcttaattcatgcttataggccgcatatatatatatataatttacatgtttttgtattaacgaacccaaacgaacccaaaccccttttcaaaattttgccgtaccggcgtaccgggttcttcgaacccgaaccggtgccCAACCCTGAACCGGTAACTTAGAGGAAAATGATCCAGAAATCTAACAAAGATATTACAAAACAATAGACATGCCAATAATTAAATTATGGTAAAAAAATGAACTCTCTGTAGGGAGCAGAAGAGTAGCTGGCCATAATTGTTTTATCGAGCCAACCTGCACACACATAAAACTCCGTTCAGAAATTTTAATGAACTTCATACATTCAAGACATGTCAGTCATTCTTTCAAAGTTTCAATAAAAGGGCACTTCAGGACCAACATTTAGGTGCCACCATGACAAGGGCACATAATATTTCTGCACACAGTTTTCTTTGAGAATTTTCTCAAGTTTTACCCTAGAGCTGTTGTTTGCCTGAAAAGTCAACTTGCACACTCATACATTTATTAATAATTTTGACCAAGCATGCAAACCATGAGTATTGTCTGTTGTGATGTGTGGTCTAGTCGCAAGCCATGGTGCCCTCATGTATGTGACTCGGGGTTCAAATCTCAGTGGGCTTAGAGTCCTACGTGTAGGTATGAGATGGAGGAGTTTGACCTCTTAGAGTTTTGCGCCCTCTCTCTTTAGAAAAGACATCCAACCAACTTTGTGAAGTTCCTTGATCTAATTAAAGAATGTTTATGCATCCCCTCACTAAAAGAAAAACAAGTATTCACCTAGAGCACAGATGCTATATTTGGACAAGACTAAGATGCATCATTCAGACTAAGAAAAAGACGTGATGGCATATGCCATACACATTCAGAAGCAAAATTCAGGCACTTTTATAATGAAGAGCCAGAAGGAGGCACAGCCCTGATAAACCTAATCTTTTCTCATACAGATGAATCTCTTAGCAAAAATACTTTTGCCATAAAAATCCTAAATACCTTTCTTGCATGCTACTTGCATATTTTGTTTGTGAATTTGGGGACACATTTTAGCAGGAAAATTAAGGCATCTAAAATTCTTTTTGTTTCTGATGAACGTCTTTTATGGTTGCAGGGAACTATAGTTGATCGAATTGATTACAATATTCAGAATGTTGCAGCCTCAGTTGATAAGGGTGTTAAAGAATTAGAGAAGGTTGggacatatatatagatatataatatTTTGCTAGCTAGATCTGTTGGAATTATATGCCTCCATCGCTCTCTTGTTTGGTGATCTTGTCATTGTTTTCCATTTCAGTTACTCATTTGATTGGATG is part of the Cryptomeria japonica chromosome 10, Sugi_1.0, whole genome shotgun sequence genome and harbors:
- the LOC131060807 gene encoding tlg2p-like protein a; this encodes MATRNRTVLFKKYRDALRDVKKPSSSSEASTSTSGYGGRGPVIQLSTAPFLQQQAHIYTPLSTDDADTNRGDAVTIGLPPAWVDISEEIATNMQRARSKIAVLAKSYAKALMPTFGDTTADQHAIEELTQEITRLLKRSEQMLQKLSGRSLSEDANVQKNVQRSLATDLQALSMEFRKQQNAYLQRLRQQKDGSDEVDMGMNLNDPKTRYEDDESFDSSFSTQQLARMKKTEVLTAEREREILQIVESVNQLQQIMKDLSTLVIDQGTIVDRIDYNIQNVAASVDKGVKELEKAERTQKQGGMVMCATALVFMCLFMLFVFIIKEIFF